Genomic window (Ailuropoda melanoleuca isolate Jingjing chromosome 7, ASM200744v2, whole genome shotgun sequence):
tgggctccaggccagCATGCTTCTGGGGGAGCTGACAGCCCCTGACTGAATGGTTCCCCTAGGCTGACAGCGGGGTAGGGATCTGACCACACCCAAATCACAGGCCTCCGGCACCTTCCCACTTCTGTCCTGGCACCTGCGACCCACATAGGCCAGGACTCCAGAAGACCAAGCAGCCAGGGCCAGGGTGGAACTATTTCTTCCAGCTGGACCCACGATGAGACAGGTCTCCCCCACCAATTCCAGGTGTAGCCGCAGGCATCAAAAGGCAGCCATGGTACTGGCTGGACTGACCTCCCCACCAGCCTTATGAAGTACACCTTAAGCAAGCTGTCCCCTATGGACCATTAGGGCTCTACTGGAGCCCAGACCAAGgatccctcctccccagctcagcCCCTCCTGGAGCTTGCATGGCCACCCAGTCCAGGGTCTCCTCTGGTCCACAGAGAGGTCATCCCTTAAGCCATCCTCCAGCCAAGCCAGGTGTCCTAGGAAGCAGTCCCATGTTAGACCCACAGCTCTGTGACCCgtcacctctctctccctcccagccagTGGCTCTCCCCCGTTTCCCCTACTGACCTTCTTTCTCGAGGAGCCAGCCTTGGTGAGGCAGGACTTCTCTAGAGCCAGGTAGCCGCCAATCACCTCAATCTCATGCACGGTGGGATAGCGCTTCTTCAGTGTGGTCCCCAGGGTGGCAGGAGACTCTGACAAGCTGCCTGCCTCCTCGTCCTCAGCCTCCTGTGGCCCGGGCTCCCCATTCGCCTGCAGGGACCCTGGTTTTCTCTTGGGAACCACGGTGAAGGTGTTGCCACCTCGATGCTGGAGCCCTGATGGGTGCCCAGGCCCAGTGGGGTGCAGATGGTACCATGGAGGCCCACCAGCTCCCGAGCAGGGCGGTTTGGCTTCTTGGGGGACCTCGTCCTCCAAGTCCACCTCATCAATGAAGGTAACAGGCAACCCTGgcctcccaggcaccccgctGTTCTTGGCCAAGCTGGGAACCCCAAGGCCCTGGGCAGGCTTAGCTTCGGCAGCAGGCAATGCACACAGGGACGGTGAGGACAGCCTCTGCCGCCTAACAGCCTGGTCCACGAGGGCAGTAGCTGGCCTGGGGCAGGCCCCCTCCTCAACCCCCAAGGGGCTCCCCCCTCCAGCAGGCACGCTATCCCTTCCAGGCACCAGTTGGGCTTCGAGCTCCAGGCGTTGGGAGGCCCAGCCAACCTCTCTCTCTGGCAGCCCTCCGGCCTGCCTCACTTCAGGAGGAGGGGCCCCAGAGTCCTTGCGTTTGGGGATGAACACGAAGGAGTTTCGGGAGTTCACACGGAGGTTGGCCAGGGCCCGGGCCTGGAGGTCTCCAGCAGGGATCCTATCCATGTCTGGCTTGGAGGCCGGCCGTATCTCAAAGGAGTCATTGGCGCTGGTGGCCGCGGAGACCCACTGGCGCTGGCTGGGAGTGGCACTGGCAGGGTTGGGTGTAGGCAAGGCCAGGGACGCGGCTGGAGTGGCACTGGGGGTcgcggggctggggggtgggtggaCGGGGGGCTCCCCTGACTCCACCTTTGGCTTCTGCTCGCCCAGCCCAGGTGCAGAGCCCGCAAGACCGTTGGCAGCGCCGGCTCGGGACTCGGGGTCTGCAGGCTCGTTGGGGAGCGGGCGAGGGCCAGCGCTGCGGTGCAGGCCCCGAGGGTGGACGGTGAAGGAGTTGCTGCCGGTCTTCTGCAGGAAGTCGCTGCGCNNNNNNNNNNNNNNNNNNNNNNNNNNNNNNNNNNNNNNNNNNNNNNNNNNNNNNNNNNNNNNNNNNNNNNNNNNNNNNNNNNNNNNNNNNNNNNNNNNNNNNNNNNNNNNNNNNNNNNNNNNNNNNNNNNNNNNNNNNNNNNNNNNNNNNNNNNNNNNNNNNNNNNNNNNNNNNNNNNNNNNNNNNNNNNNNNNNNNNNNNNNNNNNNNNNNNNNNNNNNNNNNNNNNNNNNNNNNNNNNNNNNNNNNNNNNNNNNNNNNNNNNNNNNNNNNNNNNNNNNNNNNNNNNNNNNNNNNNNNNNNNNNNNNNNNNNNNNNNNNNNNNNNNNNNNNNNNNNNNNNNNNNNNNNNNNNNNNNNNNNNNNNNNNNNNNNNNNNNNNNNNNNNNNNNNNNNNNNNNNNNNNNNNNNNNNNNNNNNNNNNNNNNNNNNNNNNNNNNNNNNNNNNNNNNNNNNNNNNNNNNNNNNNNNNNNNNNNNNNNNNNNNNNNNNNNNNNNNNNNCCGGGAACTGCGGCCGCCCCGCCGCCGGCCTTCGCGCCGCAGCCACGCCCCCCGGCCGCCGTCTATTGGGGAGGGGCCGGCTCGGACCCGCCCCGCGCCCCGCGGCCCCACCTATGGCAGGGGAAAATGGCCGGCTGCGCTGATTGGAGACTGCTGTCCCTGACCTCTCTTTCCGGGGCGGCCCAGTTGGATAGCGCCCGTCTCCGGAGCCGGTTTCCATTGGGGAAGGTCCTTCTGGACACGCCTCCGACGCCTCGCCGCTCATTGGCGGCCCCACTTCCGCCTCTGCGCCATTGGCCTCCGCGGCCGGAGGGCGGAGCCCGACGGGGGTTGGTCCAGGCGGGCAGTCCCAAACGGACCCCTGGGCCCAGCTAGGTGGGTGACCTTGGCTGGGCTCGGTCCTTCCTCATTGTGGACAGCCAGCCCCCAGTCCACCTGTTCCTCACGCTCAGAACGCAGCGGAAGAAGAGCGTGCCCAGGACTAGAAAGCTGTCCCCGCCGGCTCAGGGACTGCCCACCTGTGGTCCTAGGTCCTCTGCAGGACTTAGTGGAGATGCCAATGCCGGAGGCCCACGCAGTGCTGAGGAATTGCTTCTCAGGAACCCCTAACTTTTGCCAGCCCCCAGAACTCACTATGTTGCTCACACAAGTCGGAAAAGCCCTACTCCACACTTTGCCATCCAGGGCCCACCAAGCAGGGGCAGGAGTGCAGAAGCTgtgaggaggcacagagaaagctCTCCAATCCAGACAGCCACAAACGCCGGGCTGTGCATTGCACCCTGTTGCCTCCCCACACTACTCTTTTATCTGTTGAACTTCCCCCATCCCAAGACTAGTAGGAATGCCAGTGACCTTAAGGGCACAGCTTCCTTGCCCACATGCCATGCAGAAGCTCACTCCCAGGACTCACCACACTTCGAGGCCCAGTGGAGccaaggggagatggggagattaaGGGGTACCGACACAGAGGGATGTTACCTGCCTTCCCCTCACCTCTCCTGCACTCAGCACTGCTCAGTAATGGCACTACTGCATGCTACAGCACCCACCTTTCAGGGACAGGGCTCCAAGGACACCTGGGGCTCTGCAGAGACTGGGGGCAGGTTTCAACCTGGGGTGCCCGTCTCAGCTTCCAGGTCCCATGGTGGCCTGCACTATCACTACTTTAACATTGACTTACTCCTTTCCGCTCTACTAAGCCGAGGAAACAAACTGATTTCAGCCTCCCAGAAGTCAAGAGTCTCCTTTTCAGGGCTGTGGTCAAATCACTTTTCCAAAGGAAACTAAGCCTTCTTATGCTCACCCTTTCTACAGCAACAGGATCACTCAATTCTGAACTACAGAATAAAACAGGCTACAACAAAACGTGCAacctaaaaataactttaaaagaaaacccactcccagggtgcttggatggctcagtcagagaagcatgcgactcttgatctcgggatcctgaACTCAAGCCCCACACGCGCtatagagattacataaataaactttaaataataaaaataagaaataaaacaaaacccactgGCAATGTTCAGCTTCTATCTGACTTTGACACAAATTATGCCGATCCTGGGGAGAAAACGTTGTTGTAGCTGCGAGACAAACCAGACCAGTCCCCAACACAAGCGTCTCCGTGGCTCAGGCCAGGCAGCTCCCATTCTAGGCAGAGGGTCACGGAGCCACTTCACTAGAATAGAGGTCTGCAAATCTGCTCTGTAAAGGGCCGGACAGTAAATAGGTTATCCTAGCAGTTCTCACCAGGGACGGTTTTGTCTCCCAGACCTGTTAATATACGGAGACACTTCTGCTTGTCCCAAGTGAGCAGAGGCCAGGGTTGCTGTTAAACATTCTACAGTCCTCTGAacagctctcccctcccccccccagtcAAAGAACGACCTGAGATCTGACCCGAAATGCCAAGAGTGCCAACTGCAAGCCACATTCACTTCCTGTCACACGTTCTTTGTTTTTAGAACCCTTTGAAAATGTGAAAGTCACTCTCAGCTAATGGGGAGTACAAAAACAGGACTTAGGCCATAGTTTGCCGACCCCTGCTCTACAGCAAGGCCTATAAAGACCACACACCGGCAGGAAGACAAGGCTCTGACGTCACACAAACTATTCAGCAGGTCCTCAACACAAGCCTACCCTATGTTGTCTTCACCCTGGCTCCCTGGGCAGGAAGACGGGCTTCTCCGAGGAACGCCCCCATCCACCAATGAAGCTCCAGTGCATTCCAGTCTCCCACAGTCAGCTTTGTAACCAGCTACGTGAcacgggggggcggggagcatcTCAGCATTCACCTGATTTCACCCTCAAGAAGTCAGGCAACCACTGCACATCTCAGtaaaacattcttattttatttttatctcagcaAACGTTCTCATTCGGCTACTGACTGGCATTAAATTAAAGCCCCAGGCCAACAGATGTGGGCCAAGACCATTTGCAGGTCTCGGTGCCTACGAGCATCAAAGTTTTTCCTCTCTCTGGTCCCTTAGGGAGGCCCAAATCTGTCTCAAGTGTGCTAACAGTGCTGGCCACAAGGTGGTGGGAAAGTCGCAATTGGCTGGGATAGGAAGCCAAGCAGTGCTTTATAAGCAAAGTTCTCTCAGGCGACAGATCTCCAAATATAGGGTCCCAATCATGCTTACTCAACACACTCCTGTCTGCCTGGGCTGGAATGAAGAAAGGGCCATCCTCCCCATGGCTCAGGGGAGGAGACACAAGCTCGTTTACACTTTTTAGAGCTCAAGCATCTAAGTAAGTCTTGTCTGGATGGATGGGACAGTGAGCCCTTAGGTTAGCGCTGCTGGGCAGAGGAAATCCCCCAGTCTGGCTTTGCAGCCTCTGCACAGGGAGTACTTTCCAAAGATCCATGAAAATACTCAGAGCCCATCAGGACATTTTACATACATGCAGTTTCCAACTGTCAGAGGAATTCTGCACTGTCTGGCCTGGGTCCTTCTCAACATCTCAATTCAGGATTAGCTATTCAAAGCATGAAAtaacaagaaatacattttaaggaTCAAGGCTGCTCTTTTTAGCCCTGCTGAGGGAACAATTTTAGACATGATTGGTATAGAGAAAATTGGGCACTCGCCAGGGCAGGAACTGGCTTTGCTTTCAGACCCAGACTTCTCCTTTGGTGCCGCAGAAGTGGGACCTCAGCGTGGGGTCCAGCATCCTAGCTATCCAGAGTTCTCTCTCCGGCCTTTCTTTGAGTTTAGTTGACCCGGCAGGCGCGGATCATGAGCAGCTGCAGGAGAATGAAGACTGGAGACGTGATCAAGCCGAACCAGAGCTCCCGAGTCTGTTCCACCAGCTTCTGGCACAGTAACATCTCGAAGACAAACTTGAGGCTAAGAACCGTGAGGACCCAGAAGAGGCGGAGCACGGCCAACCGCTTCTCTCCATCCTGGAAGAGGCGCACAGACACGATGGTGGTGAAATAGGTGCTGAGCCCATCGGCGGCGAAAAAGGGCACAAACACGTTCCACCAGGAGAGGCCAGGGGCCAGGCCGTCCACACGCAGTGCCAGCAGCACGGAAAACACCAACAGGGCCAGCAGGTGCACGAAGATCTCGAAGGTGGCGAAGCCCAGCCACTGCACTAACTCCCGGAGCGAGAAGAGCATCGCGCCGGCTGAGCGCGGGCCGGGGCCCGGCCGAGCGTCCCACCGGCGGGGTTGCTCCTCCTCTCCCCGCGGGTCTTGCCGGCGCCTGCCGCCGGCGCCGCTGCGGCGAGCGGCAGATAGCGAGCGGCTCCGCCCGTCCCGGCCCTCGGCCGTGGCGTGCTGCCAATACCCTGGCACCGGCCCGGAACCTAGTACTGGCCGGTAGCGCCTCTCTCGGACGCCATGCCCTGCAGGGCGCGGTCTGATGGCGTCACTTCCGGCCATCACCGGAAGTCGGAAGTCCAAGTGGGTCGGGCCGCCTAGGCTTGCAGGAGCTGTTAACAGGCCCTGTACCTGGGTGCTGGCGTCTCCGGGCCTCCGCAATGCCGAGCCCGGGGCTTCTGGTGCTCTTCGGCAGCCAGACAGGCACGGCTCAGGATGTGTCGGAGAGGCTGGGCCGCGAGGCTCGGCGCCGGCGGCTCGACTGCCGTGTGCAGGCCCTGGACTCTTACTCAGTGGTGAGGGCGCCCTAGGGCCTCGGCGGGGAGACCGAGCAGGCCTGGGGCACCAGCCCGCACTCCGAGCTCTCGACCGCAGGGCGCCGCATTTTGTCTGACTGCGGGCCCTTCATTTATGGCGGGTTTAGGGGGCGGGAAAACTTGGGAACGGTAGCTTGGCTTAACACGtggagggaagagcaggcaggGTGGCTGGGGGAACCGGAAAGAGAAAAGGCTGGCCGGCCGCTCGCGGGTGCTCACTGAGACCCTTCTGTCCTACCACCCTGAGTGAAGGAGAGGGGCCCAGGCGGCGGAGAGGGTGCCTGGTCATTACAGCCCAAGGTCTTACACGTGTGTCCTTTTGTTGAGGTGAATCTGATTAATGAGCCCCTGGTGATATTTGTTTGTGCAACTACAGGCCAAGGAGACCCCCCTGACAACATGAAGGTAAGACTGACCTGAAGGCTTTCTTTGCTCAGGAGCTCAGATCACTGCCCTGGACCCTCACTCTGTTTTCTTTGCGGGGAGAGTCCCCAGAAACATATTTGCCCTCCTATGCCTGCTGCAGTAGGCTGTGGCTGTGGAAGGGTATCTTCCCATGGAGCTGGGGGCTCTGGCTGTCCTCCCTAATAAACTGTTCACAGGCCACCAGATATCCTTGCTCTCCATTTTAGCCTTTAATATTTCCTCCAGGCCTGTGTATGAATCGGGTCTGGGTCTGTATATGTGTTTCGAAACCGTTGGAACTTCCCAGAACATTCTTCAATTTTTGAACATCTTTTGAGCACACATTCTATTCCAAGCATGATCTAGTGCTGGGAATCCAGCCATGAACCTatttctgtcctcatggagctcacaATATAGCAAAAGCAACAACTTTCACAGGCAGTCACAATACTAGGAGATACATGCTGCCAGGGAAAGTACCACATGTCATGGGGTCATTAAGAAAAACTATTTAGCCCAAACTGGGGGCTCAGGGAAAGCTTTCTGGAAGAAAGGCATGTAGGCTAAGGCCTGAGGATAAGTGGGGGCTAGCCAGGCAAGAGGGAGCAGCCTGTGCAGAGGAGAAAGACCACCTCTGGGAAGAATAGAAAGCAGTTTAGTAGGACAGAGCCAAGGAGAGCatcagggtgggaggggagaagagaggcaggTAACTGGAACCGATCCCAAGGAGCCCGGCAGCGACAGTCAGGTGGATGGACTTGAAGTGAGGGGCCATGGAATCCACTGGGTGACACTGTCACATTTGTTTTCTGGCAGAACTGCCACTTGTCAGTAGGGAGGGCAGGCTACCGGAGAACAAGAACAGCTCCAGAGGGTGCGCAGTGCAGGCAGGACTGGCGGCCTGGACCAGGAGGGTGGCAGACAACAAAGAGACGCACTCCAGAGATGTCAGGGTAGAACCAAGAGGACATGGAAGCAAACAGGGATTTGGGCTCGGGGACCAGAATGGCTGGTAGTTCCAGGCACAGAAATAGAGACCAGGGAGGTCAAGTGCTAGGAGTCGTCCAGGTGGAGATGCAAGGTCAGTGTGGAGCTCTAGCAAGGATCCTGGGTGAGGCATGAGAAAGGAAGCTCCTCCCTCTCTCGTGGGACAGGTTACCCTGAACACCAAGGGCatgagaggagaaggaaagcctGTGAGAGGCAGGAAATTGGCCccagcagcaaaaaaaaaagggaccaAATCTAAGGTCAAGGGCACAGTGGTGACTTCTAAGAGGAAGGTTTCCAGCACTAAAGCTGCCCAGAAGTAAAGTAAGATAAGGGTTGAGCAGCACTGGTAGGGTTTGTCAGCAAAGGGACTGCTGGTGACTTTGGGGAGAGCAGTTTCAGTGACTCACAGGGAGAGAAGTGGGTCACGGGGTCAACAACTAAgtggagagaatcttaagaatgTCTCTATATTAaacagaaggggtgcctgggtgtctcggttaagcgtccaactcttgatctcagctcaggttatgatctcagggtcagtgAGTTTaagcccaacatggagcctatgggggcggggggggggaagattcTGGCTGTGAATGGGGCTAAGGCATTGAAAAGAAGGTGTTAATAAGATGagaaagaaggggtgcctgggtggctcagtcagtgaagcatctgccttcagctcaggtcatgatcccatagtcctggggtcgagtcccacatcggtctccctgctcaggagggagcctgcttctccctcgtgcctccccccacccccgccagcttgttctctcttgctcgcttgctaactctcaaataaataaagtcttaaaaaaaaaataagatgagagAGACCTGCAAAATGCTGGAGGTGGGAAGACTGGGGGAGAAAGAGGCTTAAGATTGAAGAACAGGGTCACAGCAGGGATGATATAGGAGACCTGGGGCCAAGACCCCAGCACAATCAGGAGGGGTCTCCTCGGACAGGAAGAAGGACAGGAGAGAAGGCAAATCTGAGGGGATCAAAAGCAGGAGGTGAAGGGTGGATGCCCAAGTCACAGggcatgggaggggaggggaaacaaAAGATTTCTGGGAGGTCAGCTGGGCTGGGATACAGACTGGATATGAGAAGCCAACAGCACAAGGAGGTAACGGTCATCCCTGGATGAGGATGGACACGGCATAGACCCCACCATGGAGGTGGTCAGGAGGGAGCCCTCCCCAACCACTGCGGGGCCTGGAGGCTCCTTGGAGAGGCTGCAGACTGAGGTCCCAGGGAGGACACGGAGGCAGGGGCATGTCTTCTGCTGAAGCCGCGGCTTAGTGACCAGCTGTGTACTTAAACAGGAAGACGCCGGCTGCCTTGCCTTGGTCCTCAGAACCCTGTGGTCAGGCATGGGCTCCCAGGCAGCGGACAGGGGAGCCCTCTGTCGGGAAAGTGAGTGACCACAGTGGAAGACCCAGCAGGGTTCTGGCCATGAAACCCATGCTGGGTGAGAGGCCTGAACTCACACGAAGAACCACCATGCCCTGCAGGAAAGAGACTGAGAGAAGCACAGACGTAACCTGGAGGAGCAGAGACGGGGCAGGCCCTCCAGAGCCCGGCAGCCATGGGACAAGAACACACAAAACAGCGCAAACCTGGAAACAGGAAATGCTCTTGAAGATGATGTCAGGAAAACCTGAAAAGATCAGAGAGTAAAGTTGAGACATTCTCCTGGAAAGTATAGCAAAAAATGAGCTGGGACACAAATCAAATAATTCGAGGAAGGCCATTCGAGGAATCTCAGAAGGTGAAccacagaatgggaagaaactgACCAGAGAGAGTAGCACGATGTCCGGAACTGAAAAGGCCCACCTGGATGGAACGGCTCCCGCCGAGGCACGTTGTGTTGGGCTGCAGCTCTTGGGGACAGCAGGACACAGGAGGACCCCGGGGCCCAGCTGGACCAGCTTGGAGCAGGGCCCCAGGCTCTTTGGAAAGAGGATTTCCCGTGGCAGTGTGCCCCGCTAACCTGCGGGTCACTGAGAAGGAAGGGCCCGGCTCGGAGGCAGAGCTACGAGAAGGGTGCCTTCCCTCGGCCTCTTGTCGGCAAGCACCTGCAGGACGTTCTCTGCAGGCTTCAGGAAAGCAGTCCGAGGAGGAGCGTGCAGGAGAGATCCCGGGAGGCAGAGTGGGGGCAGTCCCCAGCGGTGGCCGATGCAGCTCAGTCCTTAGGGAGGCCGGAGGTGGTCCAGGACCAGTGGGCAGAGCTGTGCCCCGACAGGGCTGGGGTCCCTCCACCCCAGTGGGCCTCTGTCTCTAGAGCTAGGAAGCAGAAGGGAGGTGGAGTGCAGCTAAAGGCCTGGATCTCTCACAGAAGTAGGTGTCACCAGGGCTCAGGTCACCGTGGGCTGAAGGTGATGGGGATCTGTGTTGGAAAACTGCCTCTGGAGGCTGGGACAGAGTGTGGCCCAGGACATGCTCCCATGAGGGCCcccaggtgggaaggagaggcacCAGGCTGTGGCCTTGAGGGTCTGGGTGTAAGGCCTCTGGGAGAGCCAGACGCGTGCAGGTGAGGGCGCCCTGGGGAAGGGCACAGCTCTGGGTCCTCAGCCAGCGCAGCGAGTTAGGTGGGAAGCCGTGGGGATAGCAGTGAGTACAAAGCAGACTGATGGGGGCTCGGGGCCAGGAGAGGGCTCCAAAG
Coding sequences:
- the TPRN gene encoding taperin, giving the protein MSGEASEACPEGPSPMETGSGDGRYPTGPPRKESDFLQKTGSNSFTVHPRGLHRSAGPRPLPNEPADPESRAGAANGLAGSAPGLGEQKPKVESGEPPVHPPPSPATPSATPAASLALPTPNPASATPSQRQWVSAATSANDSFEIRPASKPDMDRIPAGDLQARALANLRVNSRNSFVFIPKRKDSGAPPPEVRQAGGLPEREVGWASQRLELEAQLVPGRDSVPAGGGSPLGVEEGACPRPATALVDQAVRRQRLSSPSLCALPAAEAKPAQGLGVPSLAKNSGVPGRPGLPVTFIDEVDLEDEVPQEAKPPCSGAGGPPWYHLHPTGPGHPSGLQHRGGNTFTVVPKRKPGSLQANGEPGPQEAEDEEAGSLSESPATLGTTLKKRYPTVHEIEVIGGYLALEKSCLTKAGSSRKKMKISFNDKRLQTTFEYPPESSLVQEEEAEAQEEAAEESSSDGVLEKPFALFLPRATFVNSVGPESPRLRDGSSGLSSYTPKHSVAFNKWQEQTLEQTPSEVQPAPKEVMLTPAGQNDLSDFRSEPALHF
- the TMEM203 gene encoding transmembrane protein 203, which translates into the protein MAGSDAIRPRPAGHGVRERRYRPVLGSGPVPGYWQHATAEGRDGRSRSLSAARRSGAGGRRRQDPRGEEEQPRRWDARPGPGPRSAGAMLFSLRELVQWLGFATFEIFVHLLALLVFSVLLALRVDGLAPGLSWWNVFVPFFAADGLSTYFTTIVSVRLFQDGEKRLAVLRLFWVLTVLSLKFVFEMLLCQKLVEQTRELWFGLITSPVFILLQLLMIRACRVN